In the genome of Primulina eburnea isolate SZY01 chromosome 13, ASM2296580v1, whole genome shotgun sequence, the window ATACGTACGGGCTCAAAATTAATTTGAACATATTTAATATTTGTTTCAGGAATGTTTTGCAATACGCATGTTCGTTATATGATATACTTGTTAGATCAATAACGATAattgaagaaaaaagaaaaattaatgGTCAAAATTCTCGATCTCCATATACATCTGAGTTTATGTTGGAACAAATCACGACTTGAGATGAAGTTTAAGGTTAATTAGCCAACCCCATTAGCAGATTTGGGCCATGTCCAAATTACTCTAATTAATAAAAAGAAATTGTTCGTATAGAATATATtacaaattgattttttttttcacttttggTTTTTTTTCCATCGAAATTCTTATATTCAGAGTCGATGTCATGTGAGAtttcgtaaaaaaaaaaagaaataaaaccaATTATCGTACTAAAACAAaactttattaattaattataagagGACCAAAAAATCCTATTTCTACCAACTTACATTATcactttttgaaatttttgttatTGAAGCATACAATATATTCCCTTTTGCCCTCGCTAGAGCCTAGGACCAACCATCTTcacacaatattttttttataagatgtgataattttattttaatgataaaAAATACCATAAATAACTTAATTGTCTTCaatatataaaatcataaaccctatcatatatttttatttatttttatatattatcaaaataatagTGTTTTGaactcgagataattatataaatgattttttttttacaaatatttAAAGTTTCCTTTtgtaaaacatatttatataatatataaaattaggtaaaaataaataaatcatgcaagcactgTCGGCGCATGAACAGATAAGAAATATGAACTCAatcaacaactttgaaattataaaatttattatgataaggttaattttgttattacaatctaatatataaattcaatcactcttattaaaatcataccaaacattaattATAGTAtcatacatcttatttatcattaacgtatcattatattatatatcacatgtttatcctatcatctataccaaactatgccttatATGATTGAAATATTGTCACGTCCCTGACCCAAATCCACATAAACGTAATTGTACTTCATATCCGTgatatatttacaaaaatagTTAACTCAAATAAGTACAAATTGTTATTGAAGTCTATTAAAAGcttgaacaaattttttttataaactcacgtgaGATAAAGAGtacttcaattatttttttatataaaatatagaaATTGCGGTCACAAAATATAATATACCGTAATTGGTTTAGTCCATAGAAAATTGTGATTATTTCTACGCCTTGACGTAACACATTATGATATATAACGAATAAATTGCTAAAAATAGTATAATACCAGCGGCTACGTCTTTTTCCAGTGCCCAAAAATAATAAAGTTAAGTGTACACATCACATTATTAAAAGTTGTCAGGTCTTTTATCAATCGTAAAGTTGAcgtaaatttaattaattaattattttcttcTCTTTTGAGCAGAAACTTAGTATAAGTTTCGATATGGGTCggatttctttttttatttctttctaTATCCGATTTCTTCTCCTCTCCATCGTTAGTTGTCGAGAGCATGATGATACCACCAAGTTTTTCTTTGTTGCGATTTCGAAAGAGAGTCTCGTGAGACCCCATGATTTGTTTCACgttaattatataaattgtGAAATGTGAATCAACTCATAATGTAATTGTAATTGGTTAGccaattaaatttgaaatagtctattaaaaattttaaaaaatagttaattaatttttaacaaATAGTCAATTAATTTTTAAgtgtaaaatgatattttaagagAAATCTACACGTACAAATCCTTGATTCTTGTTAAATTGGTGCTtttgtcattttattttgtatatgtGCAGTGATATCTAAGATAGACTCACAGCCACTGCCTcatgttttattccattttattttgtatctatgtcattttttttttcgaaaagtACTGTAAGCAGCAGATAAATAGGGAAAAATCAGATGggactcataatcttcatatcCTTTATTAATTAGGTCATCTACAACCACAACATCTATTTTTGATGTAAATTTTACACTAAAACAAGCGGCATAATATTCACTCTTGACATAGCTAGTAAGTATTCGAGGTGAGTTCTAAGGTTTCTTACTTTAATTGAGAATTTATGTCAtatagtaggtctcttgtgagacggtctcatgagtctttatctgtgagacgggtcaatcctaccgatattcacaataaaaagtaatactcttaacataaccaaataaaagatccgtctcacaaaatacgacccgtgagaccgtctcacacaaatttttgcctttgTCATAAGTGGGTTTCTCTcaagtttaaaactttaaattaTGATGTGTAGACTCATGTTTATGAGAATGTCCATTTAGCGATGcgtgtaaaataaaataattctcCAGTATCAATTATATAATGACACTGCAATTTTATGAAGTTAATGCTAATGGAGAATTTTGACGGTAACACTTGAATTGGGGTGAAACAAATAATTAAAGTAGTAAAATTAATTAGAATAACATAATATTAagtcataaaataattaaataatgagGTCTTCTTTGGACCAGTCTTATACTTCCacttagtttaactgattgaagAATCATAGAAAATAAACTAGTAAACATATTTGAAATATCGAATGAGAAACTGAAAAAGAAATACATGGAATTGTGTAGATTCCATCCAACATCGAAGATATCAAGTTTGGATAATCAGAAATAAAGTATGTTGTGACCGAGTAACATACAGCATGTATCCGTATCAATTGATATATGATTGATTGATTTGAATGAAAATGTATGTCTATGTGCCTTAATTGATTTAATGTGTCATACATTATTGATTGGTAAATCAacgtataaaataaatattttgttaacacacatcattttatacATACATTGACACATGACATGCACATTATCCTGGGATATTTTTATATCATTGGATTTTGATTCTGAGGTTTTGAGCATGATACTATGTTTGAGATTATGTGGTTTATAAAAGCATAGCCATTTGTGGCCCCTATGATTGATTGGTTGAGATTTGGAGGTTGATGACACTTTGCCGACACTATCATATAGATATTGTACATCtcaaaattcagtacacgtaaaacccatgcatttatttaattgttaaatcatttattaaGTTTCTAAATGAGATTAGTGATGCATAATTTGTGAAACTTGCtttcttttaaattatttatatttatgtgatgcacgttaatatgtttttcgagtttcatgtttcagacaattattcgatgcgggatcgagggaAGGAGACCGGCGACGAGTttggtaattttaaaatacggtattttattttaagttgagaatgtggggttttaaataatttatttaatttagcattttaaagcttaaattatgTAATTAGTGAGTTTATAATTTTGAAACATCCAAAGTTGGCTTTGTGCATTCTATTTTgtaggggtgtcaaaatgcgACACGACCCATCAACCCGACACGACCCAACTAGAAAAAAAGCAGGTTCGGGTTGGGGTTTGGTGGATTCAGGTTAGTGCCATGTTAGGCGGGTTTCGGGTTGGGTCGCGGGTTGACCCTCgaactttttttttgaaaatattacctatatttttatatattgtatgtttgaacaaaatttattgtaaatttatatgataaattttcatcatttaatatttattttgcatatatttttttttaataattttttatttgatttagtaaatatacttttaattttctacgattaaacattcaaatttaaatcgaaaattttgttattatgtgtttaaattaaaatattattattttttttattttttttgaattttttcattgatttttttaaaaaaattaataaaattcgggtTATGCGGGTTAGACGAGTTGAGTCGGGTTATAcgggttcgtgttcgggttggggttttcgggttgctccgggttcgggttgggtcgggttgaaaaaataaaataaaatttcgcGGGACCCGCAACCCGACCCATTCCACCCGATTGACACCCCTACTATTTGGCAAAAAGCAGAATTTTAGAAAATTAaggtatatttatttttaattgaggAGTTGTTAAAAATTAGTGTGAGTTAAATTTTgttagcattttaattagttaaattaGCACTAATTACTCCTAATTTAAAACACACACATGTTTCACACActcacttacacgtttttacacacaccaaaacacacaacacacacctacacattttatttcAGATCTTCTATattttggagagcaaaaacctagggttcctccACCTTAGAGCAGCCGCCACTCCCATTTGAATTTCCAACTAGTTTTCGGtgatttttattgcaagaagatagtgccacgttcgtcctggATCAAGCTTCGCTctgtctccgcttcggtattgCCGTATCGTaagttttaaatatcaaaaggcatgtatattctatttttcctgcgtcgatctagtcatattatgtgttacGATGTTTTTATGTGAGAAAATACATATGTGATATGTAGAAatttgagcaatcatgtttggatcacttttgaaaccatttttggatcTCAAATAACGTTTTTTCTGTCAATTTAAAAACTGCTATTTTTTTGTCGTAATTCTGAGAAACATTTTAACACAAAAATCGTAGGACTTTtcaataccttcgatttgacagtaaattcgaaatatttggataaaaattgagtgagtcatgacgttttttgtgggactgctcaaactgtgttttctgaaaattatgatattgatgcgctcttgaaattttatggttgcaggcttcgttggggattgaCGGGTGATCGCTGTTGCGTTAGGTACGTTGttaatgatgttgggatgttcaTTGATGTTTTGTTTTGCGTCGTTAGGCATTTGGGAGAACGAGTAGTCGTGAAAACtattttggtgtcaaaatttGAGTTATGGGTTGTAATGATTTGCGTGTGGTGCGTCGCTTTTTTGGGAATGTTTGGGACATTTTTATGGAGTCGAGTCAGGATCATAGTGTCCTATGATGGGTCTCGAGGCGCCGTTCACTGtgaatttggagagaataagcTTCTCAACCGCAGAGTACAGTACcctcggcgcccgagcgccacacaTTCTGTCgagagtttttatttttaagctcagcgcccgagcggtaatgttttaccgcccgagtgccACTCCTTCTGACCGAGTATTTGCTTCCCACTTCTTTTCAAGTCCAAATAGTAAGTTCGTGTCTTTTATGGTTGGGAAATGTTTGCACGTCATCTTAGATTTGGTTTCTGGGTTTGATATCATGATtagtatgattaaacgaggtcaagtcccgagtgatctagaatgtcataagctatttatgcacttcggtggtgagctcgagtacctacgtctaagttatgcaagctaagtgttgaaattcatgttagcatgtgcagcagcggccccaagcaaaatccaacgaatcccttaacgcaaagtaagtatgttcgacgtgcaaaaaaaatatttcaagtttttgaggtatgttaaatgtcttgtgaccaagtgTGTATGGAAAGCAGTAAAGCATGACCTGAGACTAATCCACCCTTTAAATCATGAacgagtttagatcaggattggaaagcgttaaagcatgaacggggatcaatccacccgttaaagcgtGAAcgtggatctcatgtatgtgacagtggatcttctctgtcagcccagtactgtggtttagtctgatcaggcgaattatgttatgggtcacttgctttgaaacatgtctctacacaaaatgatgaagttatatatgtacaagtatgcaagcatgtttatgaaatgttttcacgttatggcatgtctatgttatgtatgtatgttcaagtttaatttcaagttcaagtttcaagtacgtacattctattttgaagttgcatgtggttttattatgtattactcgttactgccagtttatacgtgttgagtctttagactcactagacttgatcgatgaaGGTGAGGATGATGTTGAGGAGACTAGGGGCGGGGACCAAGGAaatggcttggactgagcaagAGGCTAGACTCGAGGACCGCCCAAGTTTTTAAGTTTTTGTGAAAAGTCAAATACTCTGAACGCTACTGGTTATGAGATTTTAAAcaaatacttttgtcaaactttatttttagaTCTTTGTTCCATCTACTTTTGGGACGTACGATTTACTTTATCGAATTTGAAGTTTGACTActcatttaataaattttttaatttttccgcaaattttaagtagcaaaaattacggtacgttacagttggtatcagagcggtgttattgtaaagggttatgcctactgccagttgcaagaagctcatgaagtcacacctcaagtctgtaagttttaaagttttgaattatgttaCATAGTAAGCATtgagtcatgatttcagcatgttcaCATTTTTAGTTCAAAGTTTGTGCATCTTATGTTGTTGTTAATATattcatgcatattgggtttacgtgttgggtaaatggtTAGAACAGAATgtctcctagacgtgtgattgACTGTGAAGCAAGGGATGTATCAGAGAGCCTCGAGAGGAGGGGAGAGacaatcctccacctccacctccacctccagacatgcaggcgcagatgcttgcaggcatgacgcaattcttcgcgcagtttgcggggaaccaggctacAGCAGTGGGTGCAGGGGCTAGGCCCCGACCAAAAGCAGTGTATAGGATGAATCCGAAGGAGTTTGTGGGGATGactgacccgatggtggcagagggatggattaagtccatcgaagtgATTTTTGACTTCATGGAGCTGCAGGATGCAGACCGAGTCAGGTGTGCCATATTCCTTCTAGCAGGGGATGCCAGACagtggtgggagagcgcatctTTAGCAGTTAACCTGCAGAATTTGATCTTGAATGGATTCAAAGAGGTGTTCTTCTCCAAGTACTTCAATTAGGAAGTACGATCCAGGTTTACTAGAGAGTTCATTGCGCTACGACATGGAGACAGAAGCGTAGCGGAGTTTGTgagaaagtttgagagggggtgttactttgTACCCCTAATAGCTAATGATGCTCGggaaaagttgaggcattttatggatgggttgCGGCCGGTCTTACGCCGTGACGTccgagttgctggtcctactacCTACACGGTTGTCGTGTCAAAAGCCTTAGCGGCAGAACATGATCAGAGGgatattgaggctgacaggcagggcaagaggccctatcaggctccacagCAGTAACAACGACCTCAGTGTAAGAGGCCGTTCCAGGGGCAGCCAGGGAAGAAGCAATATTAGAGACCGCCAAAGGTCAAGGGTCCTATGCCACAGCAGAAGGCGCCACAGAGGCCGGGTGATCACCCGGTGTGCCcaagtgcaaccgccagcattCGGGGCCATGTTTATATAGGTCAGACAAGTGTTTCAAATGCGGGGCAAGTGACCACATGTTGAAGGAGTGCCCATAGTGGAGGCAGCCGACTCAGGgtagagtgttcgccatgcatgcccAGGAGGCGAACCTAAACACGACACTGTTAACTTATTTAATTCAGATTAATTTTTTGTCTTGCATGTTCGAATTTTATTTCGGATTATTGGTGTGCTAGTGATATTTTTGAACGACTTGAGATATTAATTTCTACTATGCTTGAGGTTAACGTTATAATTTCGGGGGTATAAGTTTTGGGTTGTGCTAACATCTCtcatgaaatattttcataaagagattatCCACGAAATtcctgatagactcaggagccactcactcctttatctcAGAAACGTTCGCTAGTCATCTAGACGTCAAGCctattggactcgacgtgagcTATTTAGTGACAagcccatcaggggaagaattGTTAGCTACCATCGTGGTCAGAGAtattgatctagaactgcagGACCACCTGGTATATGCCGATCTGATAGTGTTTCTGATGCCGGAATTCGATATCATTCTgagaatggactggctgacgaagaaCATAGTCCTTATCGACTTCCAGAAAAGGTCAGTGTTAGTAAGACTTTtaggcatggagcagtttctcttcgagccagctagatggaggagtttccctcgcatgatctcttgcatgcaagcACGGAGACTTATGCACAAGggttgtcaggctttcttggccagcatcATTTCAACACCTGACATACTCACTCCGTCTATATCTGAAGTACCAGTAGTAAGAGATTTTTCTggcgtctttcctgatgacatcacaggccttccaccagagaaagaggtggagtttgctattgatctcatgccaggcacagtgctaatctctaaggcaccgtaccgattagctctAGCTGAGATGTTGGAACTCAAGCAACAGATTCAagagcttctcgacaaggaattcatctgccctagtttctcactGTGGGGCGCATCAGTGCTCTTTATAAAGAAGAAGTATAGGAGCATgaggctgtgtatcgattaccaagagttgaacaaggtaacgatcaagaataaatacccacttcctagaatcgaagacttgtttgatcagttgcagggagctacagtgttctctaagatagatcttcgatcagggtatcatcagctgaaggtgaaagatgcagatgtgcacaagacagccttcaagaccaggtatgggcattacgagttcttagtgatgctgtttggactgacgaatgctccagaaattttcatggacctcatgaatgaAGTATTTCAACCttaccttgatcagttcgtcatagtatttattgatgatacccttatttactcgaagagccatgaggagcacaaccagcatttgaggacggTTTTACAGATcctgcagagtcgcaagttatttgcgaagttcagtaagtgtgaattctggttggagaatGTAGCATTTTTGGGTCACATAGTATCTAgtagtggtattgaggtggatccagcaaTGGTGACAGTCGTTAAGGAATGagttgagccaaagaatgcatcagagatccgcagctttctgggtttagccggttactaccgcaagtttattcagggattttcgtcgatagcagtgccgctcacttcactgaccaagaagaatgccaagTTCGCGTGGAGTGGCGAATATCAGAAAAGCTTTGATACCTTAAatcaagctcttatttcagcgccagtgttagccatgtcatcagggcaaggagactttgtgctatacaccgatgcatctaagctcgggttaggcgcagtattgatgcagcattgtcgggttatagcttatgaatccagacagttgaaagttcatgagaagaactacccgactcacgatctggaattagcagctgttgtctttgcattgtaaaagctaatgttgtcgcaggcTCCTTGAGCATgaaagtggcagttgtagcacagttgttagtgcagagacctcttcagtcagAGATTCAAAGTTTTGGTCTAGAGGTTTACcgtaagggcagagctcctaggttgtctaatctgacagtcaagtctgatttgctagaccgtatctgtcgaggacagtcttcagacgaacagttgcagaaatggagactgaaggatgaagccaagggcagtgtactctacacagtttctgatggtattgtgagatacagaggtagaatgtgagTGCCTAATGTTGATTCGATTAGAGAAGATATCTTGTCAtaggcacatgcatctccgtattccattcatccaggaggtaccaagatgtataattTGCAGATCCTGTATTGGTGgtcaggtatgaagagagacatccgatGATACGTAtcagaatgcctcacttgtcaacaAGTGAAAGCAGAGCAACAGAGGTCAGCaggaatgcttaagccactccttatccccgagtggaaatgagagaatattaccatggacttcgttgttGGTTTGCCAAAGTCAGTCAGAAAattcaatgcca includes:
- the LOC140810289 gene encoding uncharacterized protein is translated as MRDRGKETGDEFGVSKCDTTHQPDTTQLEKKQVRVGVWWIQFAGNQATAVGAGARPRPKAVYRMNPKEFVGMTDPMVAEGWIKSIEVIFDFMELQDADRVRCAIFLLAGDARQWWESASLAVNLQNLILNGFKEVFFSKSVAEFVRKFERGCYFVPLIANDAREKLRHFMDGLRPVLRRDVRVAGPTTYTVVVSKALAAEHDQRDIEADRQGKRPYQAPQQ